One window of Candidatus Methylomirabilota bacterium genomic DNA carries:
- a CDS encoding tetratricopeptide repeat protein yields AVFGILALAMPGLVTADGGGGGGGDGTRESRSGKAADPQYGDAVKAIKAGKFAQAIPLLEGVVAREGTNADAYNWLAYATRRNGDPAKAIPIYEKALTLDPKHRGAHEYIGEAYLMLGELAKAKEHLATLNSLCTFSCSEYRDLKKSIEVYEKNGGKSKPAASR; encoded by the coding sequence TGGCGGTGTTCGGGATCTTGGCGCTCGCCATGCCGGGCCTCGTGACCGCCGACGGCGGGGGCGGAGGCGGTGGGGACGGAACTCGGGAGAGCAGATCGGGCAAGGCCGCGGATCCTCAGTACGGAGACGCGGTGAAGGCGATCAAGGCCGGCAAGTTCGCCCAGGCGATTCCGCTTCTCGAAGGTGTGGTGGCGCGCGAGGGCACCAACGCGGATGCCTACAACTGGCTCGCGTACGCCACGCGCCGGAATGGCGACCCCGCCAAGGCAATCCCCATCTACGAGAAGGCCCTGACCCTCGACCCCAAGCACCGCGGAGCCCACGAGTACATCGGCGAGGCCTATCTGATGCTGGGTGAGCTGGCCAAGGCCAAGGAGCACCTGGCCACCCTCAACTCCCTCTGCACCTTCTCGTGCTCCGAGTACCGCGATCTGAAGAAATCGATCGAGGTCTACGAGAAGAACGGCGGGAAGTCCAAGCCCGCGGCGTCGCGGTAA